In a genomic window of Callithrix jacchus isolate 240 chromosome 22, calJac240_pri, whole genome shotgun sequence:
- the ANGPTL8 gene encoding angiopoietin-like protein 8 produces MPVLALCLLWALAMVARPASVAPGGGTELARHEELTLLFHGTLQLGQALNGVYRTTETRLAKARSNLGLYGRTVELLGQEVSQGREAAQELRVSLLETQKEEDILQLHAEATAEVLGEVAQAQKVLQDGVRQLEAQLRSAWLGHAYEELEALKAHADKQSHILWALAGHMQRQRREMVAQQHRLRQIQERLHTAALPA; encoded by the exons ATGCCAGTGCTCGCTCTGTGCCTCCTGTGGGCCCTGGCAATGGTAGCCCGGCCTGCCTCAGTGGCCCCTGGGGGCGGCACAGAACTGGCACGCCATGAGGAGCTGACCCTGCTCTTCCACGGGACCCTGCAGCTGGGTCAGGCCCTCAATGGTGTGTACAGGACCACGGAGACACGGCTGGCCAAGGCCAGGAGCAACCTCGGTCTCTATGGCCGCACAGTGGAACTCCTGGGGCAGGAGGTCAGCCAGGGCCGGGAGGCAGCCCAGGAACTTCGAGTAAGCCTGTTGGAGACTCAG AAGGAGGAGGATATTCTGCAGCTGCATGCAGAGGCCACAGCTGAGGTGCTGGGGGAGGTGGCCCAGGCACAGAAGGTTCTACAAGACGGTGTGCGACAACTAGAAGCCCAGCTGAGGAGTGCCTGGCTGGGGCATGCCTACGAAGAACTGGAGGCCTTAAAG GCTCACGCCGACAAGCAGAGCCATATCCTGTGGGCCCTCGCAGGCCACATGCAGCGGCAGAGGCGGGAGATGGTGGCACAGCAGCACAGGCTGCGACAGATCCAGGAGAG ACTCCACACAGCAGCGCTCCCAGCTTGA